AGTATTCCTGATGTCAGGGCAGTTTTCCTTAAATGTTAATCCTAATATAGCAATTTTTGCACTTTTTACGGAAATATCTGCCTTGATTAATTGTTTAATCACATTTTCAACAACGTATTTCCCCATGTCGTCATTGATTTTACGACCAGATAATATTATTTGAGAGTGATAACCAACTTGTTCTGCTTTATAAGTTAAGTAGTAAGGATCTACACCAATACAATGACCACCAACCAATCCTGGAGTGAACTTTAGAAAGTTCCATTTAGTACCAGCAGCTTCTAAAACTGATTTAGTATCAATTCCAAGCTTATTAAAAATAATAGATAATTCATTCATAAAAGCAATATTAATATCTCTTTGTGAATTTTCTATTACCTTTGCTGCTTCAGCAACTTTGATAGACTTAGCTCTGTATACTCCAGCATCTACCACTAATTCATATACACTAGCAATGATACTTAAGGATTCATCATCCATGCCTGCAACTATTTTGACAATAGTTTCAAGTCTATGAATTTTATCACCCGGGTTAATTCTTTCTGGAGAGTATCCAACTTTAAAATCAATACCACATTTTAAGCCAGATTCCTTTTCAAGAATAGGAATGCAAATGTCCTCAGTAACTCCTGGATAAACTGTAGATTCATAAACAACGATAGATCCTTTTACTAAATTTCTTCCTACTGTACGCGATGCTGATTCTACTGGTCGTAAATCCGGTGTATGATCTGAATTTACTGGTGTAGGAACTGCAACAATATGAAACTTAGCGTTCCTGAGCTGTGTTTCATCACTTGTGAACTCAACAGTAGTATTTCTAATTACATCATTTCCAACTTCCTTTGTTGGATCAATGCCACTTTTATAAAGTTCAATCTTTTCTTTAGATATATCAAATCCAATCACATTAGCCTTTCTTGCGAATGATACTGCTATTGGCATACCAACATAACCTAGTCCGATTATTGATATTTTTTCATCTTTTCTCAATATTTTTTCATACAAATTCATTTTCATGGCTCCTAATAATATTAATTTCTTGAAGATAAGCATTAATAACTTTGTTTCTATCAAACTCTTGTTCCATTTTTTTTCGAGCATTAAAACCCATTGTTTTTTTCATTTCATAGGGAAGTTTAATAAATTCTTCCACAGCTCCAATAACTCCATGAACACTCATTGGCTCAAAGCCAATCCCACTTATTCCATCATCAAATGTTTCTTTGCATCCAGGTACATTTGTCGCTAAGATTGGTCGCCCTATGGAAGCTGCTTCAAGCAAAACATTAGAAATACCTTCATGATATGATGGAAGAATGACAGCGTGACAAGATTTAATATGCTCACGAACATCATCCAATTGTCCATGATATTGGATTATATTGAGTTTATTCAACTCTCCAAGTTTTTCAGAGTATTCATCTTCACAAAAACCAATTATATGAAATTCTATTTTCTCTCTATATTTTTTTATATGTTTTGCTGCTTCAATAAGCTCATTAATTCCTTTATTTTCCATTATTCTTCCAATAAACAAGAAGCGAATAATCCCATCATCAATTGGATAATTCTCAAAACTATATTGTTCCAAGTTCACACCAGAACCAGGAATCACTTTGTAGTTATTCTTTACGATTTTCCATCTAATAAAAGAAAGCTTATTTGACTGATTTTGAAAAAACACACAATTAGCCTTTCTTAATCCAATTCTATACAAAAATAGAGTAAACTTTTGAACAATTCCTTTGTTTTCAATTGAAGTCCCTAATCCAGTAATATTTGTGATATAAGGTATTTTACTAATTCTACATATAATGCCACCATATATATTTGGTTTTATGGTATATGTTAGCACAAGATCTGGCTTAATATCTTTTATTATTCTTCTATACTTGCAAATCAATTTTAAATCATTAACTGGATTTGTCCCACGTCTATCAATATTCGTTTCTATGAACTGACATCCTATCTCTTCTAACTTAGGTATGTATTTATCATATGGCAAAGAAATATACACTTCCTCTCCTTGCTTAATCAGTCTTTGTAAGAGCTCTTTTCGAAACTTATATAATCCCATTCCAAAGTTGGACAACACCAATATTTTCATATATGAAGTCTCCTAATTGGAACACCGACATATGTACCTGGTTCGATAATATCGTTAATTACGACACCGCCAGCTCCAACAATACAATCATCATAAATTACAATATCATTTATAACTATACTTCCAATACCTAACCAAGTTCTTTTTCCAATTTTCACATTACCGGCACATCTTACACCAGGTGATATATGTACAAAATCATCAATAATATTATCGTGATCTAAACTTGAACTGGTATTGATTATACACCCTTTACCAATTTTACAATTATTGTTGATGACAACACCGGCCATTACAGCAGTACACACATCTATTTCAACTTCACTATTGATTACAGCACTAGGATGTACAAGGGTCACTAAATGATATTCCTGTAGTAATAATTCACTACAAATTCTTTCCCTGACCCTATTATCTCCAATAGCAACAAAAAAATCAGAATTCTCTTTGAATTTATAGATATCTGCAGTAGTTCCTATAATTTTATGTTCTGATGAAATTTGATTGGTCACTTTATCATCAATAAACGAAACATTTTGCCAAATATTCATTTTTTTAGCGATATCAGAAACAACTCTACCATGGCTACCAGCGCCGATAATAACTAGATTTTTTCTCATTTAATTATTTCCTTAATCCAATTGGTGTGTTAAGATTATATTTCCTGAATTCTATATTTCTTTAACATGTTCGTTACCTATAAATGGTTCATTGGTTACAGAGGAGTTTGAATTTATTCCTTCTTTGATAATAACCTTTTTAATTGTCAAT
Above is a genomic segment from bacterium containing:
- a CDS encoding nucleotide sugar dehydrogenase translates to MNLYEKILRKDEKISIIGLGYVGMPIAVSFARKANVIGFDISKEKIELYKSGIDPTKEVGNDVIRNTTVEFTSDETQLRNAKFHIVAVPTPVNSDHTPDLRPVESASRTVGRNLVKGSIVVYESTVYPGVTEDICIPILEKESGLKCGIDFKVGYSPERINPGDKIHRLETIVKIVAGMDDESLSIIASVYELVVDAGVYRAKSIKVAEAAKVIENSQRDINIAFMNELSIIFNKLGIDTKSVLEAAGTKWNFLKFTPGLVGGHCIGVDPYYLTYKAEQVGYHSQIILSGRKINDDMGKYVVENVIKQLIKADISVKSAKIAILGLTFKENCPDIRNTRVIDIYHELKEYGIVPIVVDPQANSDEAFHEYKIRLTDVNSIKDMDAIIVAVSHDEFKNMNRTDINALYKNVPYSNRVLIDIKSVLDRTEYEELGYNYFRL
- a CDS encoding glycosyltransferase family 4 protein, with the protein product MKILVLSNFGMGLYKFRKELLQRLIKQGEEVYISLPYDKYIPKLEEIGCQFIETNIDRRGTNPVNDLKLICKYRRIIKDIKPDLVLTYTIKPNIYGGIICRISKIPYITNITGLGTSIENKGIVQKFTLFLYRIGLRKANCVFFQNQSNKLSFIRWKIVKNNYKVIPGSGVNLEQYSFENYPIDDGIIRFLFIGRIMENKGINELIEAAKHIKKYREKIEFHIIGFCEDEYSEKLGELNKLNIIQYHGQLDDVREHIKSCHAVILPSYHEGISNVLLEAASIGRPILATNVPGCKETFDDGISGIGFEPMSVHGVIGAVEEFIKLPYEMKKTMGFNARKKMEQEFDRNKVINAYLQEINIIRSHENEFV
- a CDS encoding acetyltransferase, whose product is MRKNLVIIGAGSHGRVVSDIAKKMNIWQNVSFIDDKVTNQISSEHKIIGTTADIYKFKENSDFFVAIGDNRVRERICSELLLQEYHLVTLVHPSAVINSEVEIDVCTAVMAGVVINNNCKIGKGCIINTSSSLDHDNIIDDFVHISPGVRCAGNVKIGKRTWLGIGSIVINDIVIYDDCIVGAGGVVINDIIEPGTYVGVPIRRLHI